One genomic region from Arthrobacter sp. YN encodes:
- a CDS encoding arsenate reductase/protein-tyrosine-phosphatase family protein encodes MNIEAVDTFQARVARHAALADPARLRIMDLLTLGDFSPSELQAELGMPANLLSHHLRTLEDAGLATRHRSEADKRRSYLRLATGALSGLVPGAAHTASRVLFVCTRNSARSQLATALWRQVSGIPSASAGTRPANRIARGAIETARRHGLDLPDIAPRTLEEVAEEADLVVTVCDNAHEELTGLGGIHWSVPDPLRLDTAAAFDHAFDDITRRINDLAPRITAA; translated from the coding sequence ATGAATATTGAAGCAGTCGACACATTCCAGGCCCGGGTAGCCAGGCACGCAGCCCTTGCCGATCCGGCACGCCTGCGCATCATGGACCTGCTGACCCTGGGCGACTTCTCGCCATCGGAACTGCAGGCCGAACTGGGCATGCCCGCCAACCTGCTCTCCCACCACCTCCGCACGCTGGAGGACGCCGGGCTGGCAACCCGCCACCGCTCCGAAGCCGACAAGCGCCGCAGCTACCTCCGCCTCGCCACGGGCGCCCTCAGTGGGCTCGTACCCGGGGCGGCACATACAGCAAGCCGTGTCCTGTTCGTCTGCACGCGCAACAGTGCCCGCTCCCAGCTGGCCACCGCCCTCTGGCGGCAGGTCAGCGGCATCCCCTCAGCCTCGGCCGGAACGCGCCCCGCAAACCGCATCGCCCGCGGAGCCATCGAGACCGCCCGACGTCATGGGCTGGACCTGCCCGACATCGCACCGCGCACCCTGGAAGAGGTTGCGGAGGAGGCCGACCTGGTGGTGACCGTCTGCGACAACGCCCACGAAGAACTGACCGGGCTGGGCGGAATCCATTGGTCCGTGCCGGATCCCCTCCGCCTGGACACGGCGGCTGCCTTTGACCACGCCTTCGATGACATCACCCGCCGCATCAACGACCTCGCGCCACGCATCACCGCCGCCTGA
- the trxB gene encoding thioredoxin-disulfide reductase produces MSTDVKTEQLIIIGSGPAGYTAAIYAARAGLNPLVLAGSVTAGGALMNTTEVENFPGFPGGIQGPELMDGLQEQAEKFGARIVFDDVTEVDLKGHLKRVVTGGGETHEAPAVILATGSAYKELGLPEEKKLSGHGVSWCATCDGFFFREQDIIVVGGGDSAMEEATFLTRFARTVTVVVRKDQLRASRIMAQRAKDNPKINFAWNSAITTIHGDSKVTGVTLTDTRTGETREQDATGIFVAIGHLPRTELVQGQVDLDDEGYIKVDSPTTVTNLSGVFACGDAVDHRYRQAITAAGTGCAAALDAERFLAALDDADSIATALVEEPTHA; encoded by the coding sequence GTGAGCACCGACGTCAAGACCGAGCAACTGATCATCATCGGCTCCGGCCCCGCCGGCTACACCGCGGCGATCTACGCCGCCCGCGCAGGCCTGAACCCGCTGGTCCTGGCCGGGTCGGTCACCGCCGGCGGCGCGCTGATGAACACCACTGAAGTCGAGAACTTCCCCGGCTTCCCCGGCGGCATCCAAGGTCCTGAACTCATGGATGGGCTCCAGGAACAGGCGGAAAAGTTCGGCGCCCGGATAGTGTTCGACGACGTCACTGAAGTTGATCTGAAGGGTCACCTCAAGCGTGTGGTCACTGGAGGCGGCGAGACTCACGAGGCCCCGGCCGTCATCCTCGCTACCGGTTCCGCCTATAAGGAGCTCGGGCTTCCGGAAGAGAAGAAACTCAGCGGGCACGGCGTCTCCTGGTGTGCCACCTGTGACGGCTTCTTCTTCCGTGAACAGGACATCATTGTGGTTGGTGGTGGAGACTCCGCCATGGAGGAAGCGACCTTCCTGACCCGCTTCGCCAGGACCGTCACCGTCGTGGTACGCAAGGACCAACTCCGCGCCTCCCGGATCATGGCCCAGCGCGCCAAGGACAACCCCAAGATCAACTTCGCCTGGAACTCGGCCATCACCACGATCCACGGCGACAGCAAAGTCACCGGCGTGACCCTCACGGACACCCGCACCGGTGAAACCCGTGAACAGGACGCCACCGGGATCTTCGTGGCCATCGGCCACCTGCCCCGCACCGAGCTGGTTCAAGGGCAGGTCGATCTGGACGATGAGGGCTACATCAAGGTCGACTCACCTACCACAGTCACCAACCTCTCCGGCGTTTTCGCCTGCGGGGACGCCGTGGACCACCGCTACCGCCAAGCCATCACCGCAGCCGGAACCGGTTGCGCGGCCGCGCTGGATGCCGAACGGTTCCTTGCCGCCCTGGATGATGCGGACAGCATCGCCACGGCCCTGGTCGAAGAACCAACCCACGCCTAA
- a CDS encoding arsenate reductase ArsC, with the protein MSYETIKKPSVLFVCVHNAGRSQMAAAFLTTLGKGEIEVRSAGSQPADKVNPAAVEAMAELGIDMSAEIPKVLTTEAVKESDVVITMGCGDECPYFPGKRYEDWVLEDPAGQGVDAVRPIRDEIKTRIEGLIASLVPAAK; encoded by the coding sequence GTGAGCTACGAAACCATCAAGAAGCCCTCCGTCCTCTTCGTCTGCGTCCACAACGCCGGACGTTCCCAAATGGCCGCAGCGTTCCTGACAACCCTTGGCAAGGGTGAGATCGAAGTCCGCTCCGCCGGCTCCCAGCCCGCCGACAAGGTCAACCCGGCCGCCGTCGAAGCCATGGCCGAACTGGGCATCGACATGTCCGCTGAAATCCCCAAGGTCCTCACCACCGAGGCCGTCAAGGAATCCGACGTTGTCATCACCATGGGATGCGGCGACGAATGCCCATACTTCCCCGGCAAGCGCTACGAAGACTGGGTCCTGGAAGACCCCGCCGGCCAAGGCGTGGACGCCGTCCGCCCGATCCGCGATGAAATCAAGACCCGCATCGAGGGCTTGATCGCCTCCCTCGTCCCGGCCGCCAAGTAA